The following proteins are co-located in the Bacillus pumilus genome:
- a CDS encoding CtsR family transcriptional regulator produces MAQNISDIIEQYLKEVLDQNGREILEIKRNEIADKFQCVPSQINYVINTRFTSERGYIVESKRGGGGYIRIIKVKMNDEVDLLNHIISQIYHRLSQAASDHIIMRLVENNILSEREAKMMISVMDRSVLHIDLPERDELRARMMKAMLNALKLK; encoded by the coding sequence GTGGCACAAAATATTTCTGATATCATCGAGCAGTATTTGAAGGAAGTCTTGGATCAGAATGGTCGAGAAATATTAGAAATTAAGCGCAATGAGATTGCAGATAAGTTTCAATGCGTACCTTCACAAATTAATTATGTTATCAATACACGCTTTACGAGCGAAAGAGGCTATATCGTTGAAAGTAAGCGTGGTGGCGGTGGCTATATCCGCATCATTAAAGTCAAAATGAATGATGAAGTCGACTTATTGAACCACATTATTTCCCAAATCTATCATCGTTTATCACAGGCTGCATCTGATCATATCATCATGCGTCTTGTAGAAAACAACATTCTATCCGAAAGAGAAGCTAAGATGATGATCAGTGTCATGGACCGTTCTGTTTTGCACATTGATTTACCTGAACGAGATGAACTGCGGGCTCGGATGATGAAAGCGATGTTAAATGCTTTGAAATTAAAGTAA
- a CDS encoding UvrB/UvrC motif-containing protein, whose product MICQECNERPATFHFTKVINGEKQEMHICEQCAKENSDSYAMSGNQGFSIHNLLSGLLNIDPSFTTSANKGSSIFQEAREVDQCPKCGLTFQQFRKTGRFGCAECYRTFDQYLNPVLRKVHSGNTAHYGKVPKRIAGSLHVRRKLELMQQELKQLIEQEEFEKAAEVRDQIRALEHEQSQQREGD is encoded by the coding sequence TTGATTTGTCAAGAATGCAATGAGAGACCAGCCACTTTTCACTTTACAAAAGTTATAAATGGAGAAAAACAAGAAATGCACATATGTGAACAATGTGCAAAAGAAAACAGTGATTCATATGCTATGAGTGGAAACCAAGGTTTCTCGATTCATAACTTATTATCAGGCTTACTGAATATTGATCCTAGCTTTACCACAAGTGCTAACAAAGGGTCATCTATTTTTCAAGAAGCGAGAGAAGTGGATCAATGTCCTAAATGTGGCTTAACCTTTCAGCAGTTCAGAAAAACAGGCCGTTTTGGCTGTGCAGAATGTTACCGTACATTTGATCAGTACCTGAATCCTGTTTTGCGGAAAGTCCATAGTGGAAATACAGCCCATTATGGAAAAGTTCCTAAACGGATTGCCGGCAGTCTGCATGTACGCCGGAAACTTGAGTTGATGCAGCAGGAACTGAAGCAGTTGATTGAACAGGAAGAGTTCGAAAAAGCAGCGGAAGTTCGAGATCAAATTCGTGCATTAGAGCATGAGCAATCTCAGCAGAGGGAGGGAGATTAA
- a CDS encoding protein arginine kinase — translation MSLQHFIQDALSQWMKQKGPESDIVLSSRIRLARNLEHVRFPTQFSEEEAEAVLQQFEQKFASQEAKNVGNFVLIRMNETQPLAKRVLVEKHLISPNLAESRFGGCLLSENEEISVMLNEEDHIRIQCLFPGFQLANALKVANQVDDWIEEQVDYAFSEKRGYLTSCPTNVGTGIRASVMMHLPALALTRQMNRIIPAINQLGLVVRGIYGEGSEAIGNIFQISNQMTLGQSEEDIVDDLNSVTAQLIEQERSARKALYQTSKIELEDRVYRSLGILANCRMIESKETAKCLSDVRLGIDLGIIKGLSSNILNELMILTQPGFLQQYSGGALEPNERDIKRAAIIRERLRLEMHRNGQEDETI, via the coding sequence ATGTCGCTCCAGCATTTTATTCAAGACGCTTTAAGTCAATGGATGAAACAAAAAGGACCAGAAAGTGACATTGTTCTAAGCAGTCGTATTCGGCTAGCACGCAATCTAGAGCATGTTCGTTTCCCAACTCAGTTTTCTGAAGAGGAGGCTGAAGCTGTTCTCCAGCAATTCGAGCAGAAGTTTGCAAGCCAGGAAGCGAAGAACGTTGGAAACTTTGTTCTGATTCGAATGAATGAAACACAGCCTTTAGCAAAGAGAGTACTTGTTGAAAAGCATTTGATTAGCCCCAACTTGGCAGAATCAAGATTTGGCGGCTGCTTGCTTTCTGAAAACGAGGAAATCAGTGTCATGCTAAATGAAGAAGACCATATTCGTATCCAATGCCTGTTCCCAGGTTTTCAGCTGGCCAATGCACTTAAAGTGGCTAATCAGGTAGACGACTGGATTGAAGAGCAAGTAGATTATGCGTTTTCTGAAAAGCGAGGATACTTAACAAGCTGTCCGACCAATGTAGGTACAGGTATAAGGGCTTCGGTCATGATGCACTTACCAGCATTAGCTCTCACAAGACAAATGAATCGGATTATTCCTGCAATTAATCAATTAGGTCTTGTCGTCAGAGGAATTTATGGTGAGGGTAGCGAAGCAATAGGAAACATCTTTCAAATCTCAAATCAAATGACACTTGGTCAATCAGAAGAAGATATTGTGGATGATTTGAATAGTGTGACCGCTCAGCTTATTGAACAAGAGCGATCTGCACGAAAAGCCTTATATCAAACATCTAAAATTGAACTTGAGGACAGAGTCTACCGCTCCTTAGGGATATTGGCCAATTGTCGTATGATTGAATCAAAAGAAACGGCAAAGTGTCTGTCTGATGTGCGGCTTGGAATTGATTTAGGTATCATTAAGGGGCTTTCAAGTAATATACTGAATGAACTCATGATTTTGACACAGCCTGGCTTCCTTCAACAATATTCAGGAGGAGCCTTGGAGCCAAATGAACGAGATATAAAACGAGCAGCGATTATTAGAGAAAGGCTGCGCTTAGAAATGCATAGGAATGGACAGGAGGATGAAACGATATGA
- the clpC gene encoding ATP-dependent protease ATP-binding subunit ClpC: MMFGRFTERAQKVLALAQEEAIRLGHKNIGTEHILLGLVREGEGIAAKALEALGLVSDKIQKEVESLIGRGQEVSQAIPHYTPRAKKVTELSMDEARKLGHSYVGTEHILLGLIREGEGVAARVLNNLGVSLNKARQQVLQLLGSNETGASAAGSNSNANTPTLDSLARDLTAIAKEDSLDPVIGRSKEIQRVIEVLSRRTKNNPVLIGEPGVGKTAIAEGLAQQIIHNEVPEILRDKRVMTLDMGTVVAGTKYRGEFEDRLKKVMDEIRQAGNIILFIDELHTLIGAGGAEGAIDASNILKPSLARGELQCIGATTLDEYRKYIEKDAALERRFQPIQVDQPSVDESIQILRGLRDRYEAHHRVSITDEAIEAAVKLSDRYISDRFLPDKAIDLIDEAGSKVRLRSFTTPPNLKELEQKLDEVRKEKDAAVQSQEFEKAASLRDTEQRLREKVEVTKKSWKEKQGQENSEVSVDDIAMVVSSWTGVPVSKIAQTETDKLLNMEQLLHSRVIGQDEAVVAVAKAVRRARAGLKDPKRPIGSFIFLGPTGVGKTELARALAESIFGDEEAMIRIDMSEYMEKHSTSRLVGSPPGYVGYDEGGQLTEKVRRKPYSVVLLDEIEKAHPDVFNILLQVLEDGRLTDSKGRTVDFRNTILIMTSNVGASELKRNKYVGFNVQDEGQNYKDMKGKVMGELKRAFRPEFINRIDEIIVFHSLEKKHLKEIVSLMSDQLTKRLKEQDLSIELTEAAKAKIADEGVDLEYGARPLRRAIQKHVEDRLSEELLRGNIEKGQHIVLDVEDGEIVVKATAATN, encoded by the coding sequence ATGATGTTTGGAAGATTCACTGAAAGAGCTCAAAAGGTATTAGCACTTGCACAAGAAGAAGCCATTCGCCTAGGCCATAAGAACATTGGAACAGAACACATTTTACTTGGTCTTGTACGTGAAGGTGAGGGCATCGCCGCAAAAGCGTTAGAAGCACTGGGCCTTGTTTCAGATAAAATCCAAAAAGAAGTCGAAAGCTTGATTGGAAGAGGGCAAGAGGTGTCTCAAGCTATTCCTCATTATACGCCTAGAGCGAAGAAGGTCACGGAGCTTTCTATGGATGAAGCAAGAAAGCTAGGTCATTCCTATGTAGGGACAGAACATATTCTTTTAGGTCTTATTCGTGAGGGAGAGGGTGTAGCTGCCCGTGTCTTAAATAACCTCGGAGTGAGCTTAAATAAAGCACGTCAGCAAGTGTTGCAGCTGCTTGGGAGCAATGAAACTGGTGCATCAGCGGCAGGATCGAATAGCAATGCAAATACACCAACATTAGATAGCTTGGCAAGAGACTTAACGGCTATTGCGAAAGAGGACAGCTTGGACCCTGTCATTGGCCGAAGTAAAGAAATTCAGCGTGTCATTGAGGTACTAAGCAGAAGAACAAAGAATAACCCTGTTCTGATTGGTGAGCCTGGTGTTGGTAAAACCGCGATCGCAGAAGGTCTTGCACAGCAAATTATTCATAACGAAGTGCCTGAAATCCTGCGTGATAAACGAGTGATGACACTTGATATGGGAACCGTTGTAGCGGGAACGAAATATCGTGGTGAATTCGAGGATCGTTTGAAAAAAGTCATGGACGAAATTCGTCAGGCTGGAAATATCATTCTCTTCATTGATGAGCTTCATACACTGATTGGTGCAGGTGGAGCAGAGGGTGCGATTGATGCGTCTAATATTCTGAAACCATCCCTGGCACGTGGTGAGCTTCAATGTATCGGGGCTACAACGTTAGATGAGTACCGTAAATATATCGAGAAGGATGCAGCACTTGAACGTCGTTTCCAACCAATTCAAGTGGATCAGCCGTCCGTTGATGAAAGTATTCAAATCTTGAGAGGTCTTAGAGATCGTTATGAAGCACATCACCGTGTGTCCATTACAGATGAAGCGATTGAGGCGGCAGTGAAGCTGTCTGACCGTTATATCTCTGATCGTTTCCTTCCAGATAAGGCGATTGATCTAATTGATGAGGCAGGTTCGAAGGTACGCTTACGTTCATTCACGACACCGCCTAACCTAAAGGAACTAGAGCAAAAGCTGGATGAAGTACGTAAGGAAAAGGATGCGGCTGTTCAAAGTCAAGAATTTGAAAAAGCAGCTTCCCTTCGTGACACAGAGCAGCGCTTGCGTGAAAAAGTAGAAGTCACAAAGAAATCGTGGAAAGAAAAGCAGGGACAAGAGAATTCTGAGGTATCTGTAGATGATATCGCAATGGTTGTCTCTAGCTGGACGGGAGTGCCTGTTTCGAAAATTGCTCAAACCGAAACAGATAAGCTTCTGAATATGGAACAATTGCTCCATTCTCGCGTGATTGGTCAGGATGAAGCGGTTGTCGCTGTAGCGAAAGCCGTGAGACGTGCGCGCGCTGGTCTAAAAGACCCGAAACGTCCAATTGGCTCCTTTATCTTCTTAGGTCCAACAGGGGTGGGTAAGACTGAGCTTGCGAGAGCACTGGCCGAGTCTATTTTCGGTGATGAAGAAGCGATGATCCGTATTGATATGTCTGAATACATGGAGAAACATTCTACATCAAGACTTGTGGGATCACCTCCAGGCTATGTGGGCTATGATGAAGGTGGCCAGCTGACGGAAAAAGTGAGAAGAAAACCTTATTCTGTTGTGCTTTTAGATGAGATTGAAAAGGCGCATCCTGATGTGTTTAATATCTTACTGCAAGTGTTAGAAGATGGCCGTCTTACTGATTCTAAAGGACGTACAGTTGACTTTAGAAATACTATTTTGATTATGACTTCAAACGTTGGAGCTAGTGAACTGAAGCGCAATAAATATGTTGGCTTTAACGTGCAGGATGAAGGTCAAAATTACAAAGATATGAAAGGCAAAGTAATGGGTGAGTTGAAACGTGCGTTTAGACCGGAATTCATCAACCGTATTGATGAAATCATTGTCTTCCACTCGCTTGAAAAGAAACATCTAAAAGAGATTGTGTCTCTCATGTCTGATCAATTAACAAAGCGGTTAAAAGAGCAAGACCTGTCAATTGAACTGACAGAAGCAGCAAAAGCGAAGATTGCCGACGAAGGTGTAGACCTTGAGTATGGTGCTCGTCCGTTAAGAAGAGCGATTCAAAAGCACGTTGAGGATCGACTTTCTGAGGAATTGCTGAGAGGTAATATTGAAAAGGGTCAACATATCGTATTAGATGTGGAAGATGGAGAAATTGTCGTAAAAGCAACGGCTGCTACGAACTAA
- the radA gene encoding DNA repair protein RadA gives MAKTKSKFICQSCGYESAKWMGKCPGCGTWNSMTEEVVRKEPANRRSAFNHSVQTIQKPSPISAIETSEEPRIKTNLEEFNRVLGSGIVKGSLVLIGGDPGIGKSTLLLQVSAQLSDQNQNVLYISGEESIKQTKLRADRLGIDSTSLHVLAETDMEYITSSIQEMKPAFVVVDSIQTVYQSDITSAPGSVSQVRECTAQLMKIAKTNGIPIFIVGHVTKEGSIAGPRLLEHMVDTVLYFEGERHHTFRILRAVKNRFGSTNELGIFEMREEGLTEVLNPSEIFLEERSAGVSGSCVVASMEGTRPVLVEIQALISPTSFGNPRRMATGLDHNRVSLLMAVLEKRVGLLLQNQDAYLKVAGGVKLDEPAIDLAIAVSIASSFKDAAPQPADCFIGEVGLTGEVRRVSRIEQRVQEAAKLGFKRMFIPQANIDGWKKPRGIELVGVENVAEALRISLGGS, from the coding sequence ATGGCTAAGACAAAATCAAAATTTATATGCCAATCGTGCGGTTATGAGTCAGCCAAATGGATGGGGAAATGTCCTGGCTGCGGCACGTGGAACAGTATGACAGAAGAGGTCGTTCGCAAAGAGCCGGCAAACCGTCGAAGTGCTTTTAATCATTCTGTTCAAACCATTCAAAAACCTTCACCTATTTCTGCAATTGAAACATCCGAAGAACCCCGAATTAAAACGAATTTAGAAGAATTTAACCGAGTATTAGGAAGTGGAATTGTCAAAGGCTCTCTCGTTCTCATTGGCGGAGACCCTGGGATTGGGAAGTCCACATTATTACTACAAGTATCAGCACAGCTCTCAGACCAAAATCAGAATGTGTTATACATATCTGGTGAGGAGTCCATTAAACAAACGAAGCTAAGAGCGGATCGCCTCGGCATTGATAGCACCTCTTTACATGTTTTGGCTGAAACCGATATGGAGTATATAACGTCTTCTATACAAGAGATGAAACCCGCTTTTGTTGTGGTGGATTCGATTCAAACCGTTTATCAAAGCGATATAACGTCAGCTCCTGGATCTGTTTCTCAGGTAAGAGAATGCACAGCGCAGCTGATGAAGATTGCCAAGACGAATGGTATTCCGATTTTTATCGTTGGTCACGTGACCAAAGAAGGCTCGATCGCAGGTCCACGTCTTTTAGAGCATATGGTGGACACGGTTCTTTATTTTGAAGGGGAGCGGCATCATACGTTTCGTATCTTACGAGCAGTGAAAAACCGATTTGGTTCAACGAATGAATTAGGGATTTTTGAAATGAGAGAAGAAGGACTCACGGAAGTATTAAACCCATCAGAAATTTTTTTAGAAGAGCGGTCAGCAGGTGTATCTGGTTCGTGTGTTGTTGCCTCAATGGAAGGAACAAGACCCGTTCTTGTGGAGATACAAGCATTAATTTCGCCGACAAGCTTTGGGAATCCACGGAGAATGGCTACAGGTCTTGATCATAATCGTGTGTCATTGCTAATGGCCGTTTTAGAAAAACGTGTAGGGCTGCTGCTGCAAAACCAAGATGCGTATTTAAAGGTCGCAGGCGGTGTGAAGCTTGACGAACCAGCGATTGACTTGGCCATTGCCGTCAGTATTGCATCAAGCTTTAAAGACGCAGCGCCGCAACCAGCGGATTGCTTTATAGGAGAAGTTGGTCTGACGGGAGAAGTCAGAAGAGTATCAAGAATTGAACAGCGTGTGCAGGAAGCTGCTAAACTAGGATTTAAGCGAATGTTTATTCCTCAGGCGAATATAGATGGATGGAAAAAGCCGAGAGGGATTGAGCTAGTCGGTGTAGAAAATGTAGCGGAGGCACTTCGTATTTCACTAGGGGGATCATAG
- the disA gene encoding DNA integrity scanning diadenylate cyclase DisA, with amino-acid sequence MEKEKKGAREVDLLDIVQFVAPGTPLRVGIENVLRANTGGLIVVGYNDKVKSVVDGGFHINSAFSPAHLYELAKMDGAIILSDSGQKILYANTQLMPDATIHSSETGMRHRTAERVAKQTGCLIIAISERRNVITLYQGNRRYTLKDIGFILTKANQAIQTLEKYKTILDHAISALSALEFEELVTFGDVLSVLHRYEMVLRIKNEINMYIKELGTEGHLIRLQVNELITDMEQEAALFIKDYVKEKIKDPYTLLKQLQDMSSFELLDDSILYKLLGYPASTNVDDYVYTRGFRLLHKIPRLPMPIVENVVEAFGVLDRIMEADVQELDEVEGIGEVRAKKIKKGLKRLQEKHYIDRQL; translated from the coding sequence ATGGAAAAAGAGAAAAAAGGAGCGAGAGAAGTTGATCTCTTAGATATCGTACAGTTTGTGGCACCAGGGACACCTTTGCGGGTAGGGATTGAAAATGTCCTGAGAGCCAATACTGGCGGGCTCATTGTTGTTGGTTATAACGACAAAGTAAAAAGTGTGGTGGATGGAGGATTTCACATTAATTCTGCCTTCTCCCCAGCACACTTATATGAATTGGCTAAGATGGATGGGGCCATTATTTTAAGCGATTCTGGTCAAAAAATCTTGTATGCGAATACACAGCTGATGCCAGATGCAACGATTCATTCATCAGAAACAGGCATGAGACACCGAACGGCTGAACGTGTAGCCAAGCAGACAGGCTGCTTAATCATTGCTATTTCTGAACGGAGAAACGTCATTACTTTATACCAAGGAAATCGTCGTTACACGTTGAAAGATATCGGCTTTATTTTAACAAAGGCCAATCAAGCCATTCAAACACTAGAGAAATATAAAACCATTTTAGATCACGCCATTTCAGCGTTAAGCGCCCTAGAATTTGAAGAGCTTGTCACCTTTGGTGATGTACTATCCGTGCTGCATCGCTACGAAATGGTGCTCAGAATCAAAAATGAAATTAATATGTATATCAAAGAGCTCGGAACAGAAGGACACTTGATCCGTCTTCAAGTCAATGAACTGATTACAGATATGGAGCAGGAAGCGGCTTTATTTATTAAAGATTACGTGAAAGAAAAGATTAAAGATCCATATACTTTGCTTAAACAACTCCAAGATATGTCTAGCTTTGAGCTTTTAGATGATTCCATTCTGTACAAGTTACTTGGATATCCAGCTTCTACAAATGTTGACGATTATGTGTACACAAGAGGGTTCAGATTACTTCACAAAATCCCTAGACTGCCAATGCCTATTGTCGAAAATGTGGTCGAAGCGTTTGGTGTGTTAGATCGAATTATGGAAGCGGATGTACAAGAATTGGATGAAGTAGAAGGAATTGGAGAAGTAAGGGCGAAAAAGATAAAAAAAGGATTAAAAAGGTTACAAGAAAAACATTATATTGACCGTCAGCTGTAG
- a CDS encoding PIN/TRAM domain-containing protein, with product MLKRIVQAFFIIFGAVVGIFIIPELFLLLNVKNIPLITNAYSSALIGAAVFFIIGQWCTGYVVNWVKWIEDSLLKAPLPDLISGSFGLVFGLILAYLIVNVIPLNNIPYHIFGTIIPIFLAFFLGYLGFQVGFKKKDEMMGLFSRSAKVSKKKGAADDEPEIEDKKLKILDTSVIIDGRIADICQTGFLEGIMVIPQFVLEELQHIADSSDVLKRNRGRRGLDILNRIQRELDIKVEIYEGDFEDIQEVDSKLVKLAKLTSGVVVTNDFNLNKVCELQKVAVLNINDLANAVKPVVLPGEEMKVQVIKDGKEHNQGVAYLDDGTMIVVEEGRNYIGKDIDVLVTSVLQTAAGRMIFAKPKLLEKAL from the coding sequence ATGTTAAAAAGAATCGTTCAGGCGTTTTTTATCATTTTTGGTGCAGTTGTGGGGATTTTTATCATTCCAGAGTTATTTCTGCTGTTAAATGTAAAGAACATACCTCTCATAACAAATGCTTACTCTTCAGCACTAATAGGAGCCGCTGTGTTCTTTATCATCGGCCAATGGTGCACAGGCTATGTTGTTAATTGGGTGAAATGGATCGAGGATTCTCTATTAAAGGCGCCTCTTCCTGATCTTATATCTGGAAGTTTCGGTTTAGTATTTGGACTTATTCTAGCATATCTTATTGTAAACGTGATCCCGCTAAACAATATCCCATATCATATTTTTGGTACCATTATTCCGATTTTTCTGGCTTTCTTTTTAGGATACCTTGGATTTCAGGTAGGGTTTAAGAAGAAGGATGAAATGATGGGGCTGTTCTCTCGATCTGCAAAGGTCAGCAAGAAAAAAGGTGCAGCTGATGATGAACCTGAAATAGAAGATAAAAAGCTGAAAATTTTAGACACAAGTGTTATCATTGATGGAAGAATCGCAGATATTTGTCAAACTGGATTTTTAGAAGGAATTATGGTCATTCCTCAATTTGTTCTGGAGGAATTACAGCATATTGCAGACTCTTCTGATGTATTAAAGAGAAATAGAGGCCGAAGAGGTCTTGATATTTTAAATCGTATCCAAAGAGAATTGGACATCAAAGTTGAAATTTACGAAGGTGACTTCGAAGACATTCAAGAGGTTGATAGCAAGCTTGTGAAGCTCGCTAAATTAACTTCAGGTGTTGTTGTGACAAATGATTTTAATTTAAATAAAGTATGCGAACTTCAAAAAGTAGCAGTGTTAAACATCAATGATCTAGCCAATGCGGTCAAACCTGTTGTACTGCCTGGGGAAGAAATGAAGGTACAGGTCATTAAAGATGGGAAAGAGCATAACCAAGGTGTTGCCTACTTAGATGACGGTACGATGATAGTGGTCGAAGAAGGACGCAACTACATTGGAAAAGACATTGATGTGCTTGTCACAAGTGTGCTGCAGACTGCTGCCGGAAGAATGATTTTTGCAAAGCCAAAACTTCTGGAGAAGGCGCTCTAA
- the ispD gene encoding 2-C-methyl-D-erythritol 4-phosphate cytidylyltransferase, whose translation MYYEVVIPAAGQGKRMKAGRNKLFIELKRMPVIIHTLKVFDAHSQCKRMILAINEEERRDFERLLKVHAFQTPVSLVTGGEERQQSVYEGLKAVKDADIVLVHDGARPFIKHTQIDLLVKAAIEKGSAVVAVPVKDTIKRVQAGKVEQTIERQSLWAVQTPQAFRHSILKEAHEYAERTGFLGTDDASLVEQLHGESVYIVQGDYTNIKLTTPDDLLVAKAIMDAERGY comes from the coding sequence ATGTATTATGAAGTAGTTATTCCGGCTGCGGGGCAGGGGAAACGAATGAAGGCCGGCCGCAATAAGCTTTTTATTGAATTGAAAAGAATGCCGGTTATCATTCACACACTAAAGGTGTTTGACGCCCATTCACAATGCAAACGCATGATCTTAGCGATCAATGAAGAGGAGCGTCGTGACTTTGAAAGGCTACTAAAGGTACACGCTTTTCAAACGCCTGTTTCACTTGTTACTGGCGGTGAAGAACGTCAGCAAAGTGTATATGAAGGATTGAAGGCTGTAAAAGATGCGGACATCGTGCTTGTTCATGATGGAGCAAGGCCTTTTATTAAGCATACACAGATTGACTTGCTCGTTAAAGCGGCGATTGAAAAAGGCTCCGCAGTCGTAGCGGTACCAGTGAAAGACACAATCAAACGCGTTCAAGCAGGCAAAGTGGAGCAAACCATTGAACGTCAGAGCTTGTGGGCAGTCCAGACCCCACAAGCTTTTCGTCATTCTATTTTAAAAGAGGCGCATGAATATGCGGAGCGGACAGGCTTCCTTGGAACAGACGACGCCAGCCTTGTGGAACAATTACATGGTGAGAGTGTGTATATTGTCCAGGGAGACTATACCAATATTAAACTGACAACACCAGATGATTTACTGGTTGCCAAGGCAATTATGGATGCGGAAAGAGGGTACTAG
- the ispF gene encoding 2-C-methyl-D-erythritol 2,4-cyclodiphosphate synthase, with product MLRIGQGFDVHQLTEGRPLIIGGVTIPYEKGLLGHSDADVLLHTVADACLGAIGEGDIGRHFPDTDPEFKDADSFQLLQHVWALVKEKGYKLVNIDCTIMAQKPKMAPYIQPMCEKIAEALEADVTQVNVKATTTEKLGFTGRGEGIASQATVLLQKK from the coding sequence ATGTTGAGAATAGGACAAGGCTTTGATGTACATCAATTAACAGAGGGAAGACCTCTTATTATCGGCGGGGTTACCATTCCCTATGAAAAGGGCCTGCTTGGGCATTCAGATGCTGACGTACTGCTTCACACGGTGGCAGATGCCTGTCTAGGTGCGATTGGTGAAGGAGATATCGGCAGACATTTCCCAGACACTGATCCCGAATTTAAGGATGCAGATTCTTTTCAATTACTTCAGCATGTGTGGGCACTTGTGAAAGAAAAAGGCTATAAACTGGTGAATATTGACTGCACCATCATGGCGCAAAAGCCAAAAATGGCACCTTACATTCAACCGATGTGCGAGAAAATCGCAGAAGCGCTTGAGGCAGATGTCACACAGGTAAATGTCAAAGCAACAACGACAGAGAAACTCGGATTTACAGGTAGAGGCGAAGGAATTGCTTCTCAGGCGACTGTGCTTCTTCAGAAAAAGTAA